A genomic region of Mitsuaria sp. 7 contains the following coding sequences:
- a CDS encoding efflux transporter outer membrane subunit, whose translation MSPCLRRFVRPALVSAVALALAACAALPDVPALTTPRPVDGYVSTQALAAARADWPSDAWWRGYGDGQLDQLIDEALVGSPSIATAQARLARAEATVQTSRAADRPQLRGNASITGQKQSYEYLTPRVAVPEGWKDYGRATLDFSWDLDFWGRNRAALAAALSDAEAAQADAAQARLMLAAAIASGYAEFARLWAVQDTAEAALAVRQKTVELFRMRRDNGLETLGSVRQVEARHAMAAADLLSAREQLTLQRHRLAALAGAGPDRGLALTRPQLDVAREFGLPERLPAQLLGRRPDIVAARLRVEAALGRVDSARAAFYPDVNLTAFAGMQSLGLSKLTDGGAFTGSIGPAISLPIFDGGRLRGQFRGARADADAAVASYDQVVVQALQEVADIAASTRSLGGELTSTDAGVDAAREAWEIQQRRYTGGLSTYLEVLTAEDAWLSNRRAQTDLRSRAFTLDVSLKRALGGGYSAAPKS comes from the coding sequence ATGTCCCCCTGCCTTCGACGCTTTGTCCGCCCCGCGCTGGTCTCGGCCGTGGCGCTCGCGTTGGCCGCCTGCGCCGCGCTGCCCGACGTGCCGGCGCTCACCACCCCGCGACCGGTCGACGGCTACGTGTCCACGCAGGCGCTCGCCGCCGCCCGCGCCGACTGGCCGTCCGATGCCTGGTGGCGCGGGTACGGCGATGGGCAGCTCGATCAGCTGATCGATGAGGCGCTCGTCGGGTCGCCGTCGATCGCCACCGCCCAGGCGCGTCTGGCGCGGGCGGAAGCCACCGTGCAGACCTCGCGCGCCGCCGACCGGCCGCAGCTGCGCGGCAATGCCTCGATCACCGGGCAGAAGCAGAGCTACGAGTACCTGACCCCGCGCGTCGCCGTGCCCGAAGGCTGGAAGGACTACGGCCGCGCGACGCTGGACTTCTCCTGGGACCTCGACTTCTGGGGCCGCAACCGGGCGGCGCTGGCGGCGGCGCTCTCCGATGCCGAAGCGGCCCAGGCCGACGCGGCGCAGGCGCGGCTGATGCTGGCGGCCGCTATCGCCTCGGGCTACGCCGAGTTCGCCCGGCTCTGGGCCGTGCAGGACACCGCCGAGGCCGCGCTGGCCGTGCGTCAGAAGACCGTCGAGCTGTTCCGCATGCGCCGCGACAACGGACTGGAGACGCTGGGCAGCGTGCGCCAGGTCGAGGCCCGGCACGCGATGGCCGCGGCCGACCTGCTGTCGGCGCGCGAGCAGCTCACGCTGCAGCGGCATCGCCTCGCGGCGCTGGCCGGCGCCGGTCCCGATCGCGGTCTGGCGCTGACGCGTCCGCAACTGGACGTCGCCCGCGAGTTCGGCCTGCCCGAACGTCTGCCCGCGCAACTGCTGGGTCGCCGTCCCGACATCGTCGCGGCGCGCCTGCGTGTCGAAGCCGCGCTCGGCCGTGTCGACTCCGCCAGGGCGGCGTTCTATCCCGATGTGAATCTCACCGCCTTCGCCGGCATGCAGTCGCTCGGCCTGTCGAAGCTGACCGACGGCGGCGCCTTCACCGGCAGCATCGGTCCGGCGATCTCGCTGCCCATCTTCGACGGCGGCCGGCTGCGCGGCCAGTTCCGTGGCGCCCGCGCCGATGCCGATGCGGCCGTCGCGAGCTACGACCAGGTCGTCGTGCAGGCGCTGCAGGAAGTGGCCGACATCGCCGCCAGCACACGGTCCCTAGGCGGCGAGCTGACCAGCACCGATGCAGGCGTCGACGCCGCGCGCGAGGCCTGGGAGATCCAGCAGCGGCGCTACACCGGCGGCCTCTCCACCTACCTGGAAGTGCTCACGGCCGAGGACGCCTGGCTGTCCAACCGCCGCGCGCAGACCGACCTGCGCTCGCGCGCGTTCACGCTCGACGTGTCGTTGAAGCGCGCGCTGGGTGGTGGCTACAGCGCCGCACCGAAGTCCTGA
- a CDS encoding DUF4148 domain-containing protein has protein sequence MTAKTLIATALIALSAAAVPAFAQSYSHLDPITQSQKSRAEVLADLEIYRESGLAAVDRTEDTSLELNQRAKAEARYAELKVSPKYAALVQRFAAKEGKGAVTEGVSAR, from the coding sequence ATGACCGCCAAGACCCTGATCGCCACCGCCCTGATCGCCCTGTCCGCCGCCGCCGTGCCGGCCTTCGCGCAGAGCTACAGCCACCTCGACCCGATCACGCAGAGCCAGAAGAGCCGCGCTGAAGTGCTGGCCGACCTGGAGATCTATCGTGAGTCGGGCTTGGCCGCCGTCGACCGCACAGAAGACACCTCGCTGGAACTGAACCAGCGCGCCAAGGCGGAAGCCCGCTACGCAGAACTGAAGGTCTCGCCGAAGTACGCCGCGCTGGTGCAGCGCTTCGCCGCGAAGGAAGGCAAGGGCGCCGTCACGGAAGGCGTCTCCGCCCGCTGA
- a CDS encoding AAA family ATPase, with product MDDPRTPLSLRFGPFAFDEADARLLADGRAVGLAPKAFGVLAELLRNAGQLVTKDALLDAVWGHRHVSESVLKTTISELRAALGDDAKSPRWVETASRRGYRFIGPVEGDRNGESDGGAEREAATSMVESSGLIGREAELARLHAAWARASGGQRQLCCVAGEAGIGKTAMIDAFVAALGDAATAHGQCIEQVGEGEPYLPVLDALAGLARTDASLIALLRRVAPTWLLQLPWLIDRDEQERLQAGLANSTQDRMLREFSELVEQLTAVRPLLLVTEDLHWCDEATVRLIDHVARRRPPARLMWIATYRTPELVASEHPLNGLRHELRARRLCEELLLDPFSEAELAVYLSRHRPGLVADEAHVRRLHRQTDGLPLFVANAIDELAAASSEAASSDDWPVPDSLAGVIERQRARLAPEAATLLEAAAVCGVEFECSIVAAMLGLDAAVVAMQCDELARRQAWLAHSVLETLADGTLESRFAFRHALYRQALYQRIAPSTRVGLHRRAAAALGQLRADRIETFAAALALHHERGLEALAAMSAYAAAGERALGRFAPREALLLVTRGLALLDRCPDGEARCVVELALQQMRGASLAQSTGVTTPEGREAYLRCAALCEMLPPTQHRAWVMTGLVWMFIASGEYLQAEAIALRLRVAADVFDDDLLRAAGAVSLAVTLLQRGRLREVLPLVHEARALTEALGHPRLPPTVLHDPSALALGVGAVAHACVGDGEIATEWAAAAVAHAVKIGLPVMRGFTARCASIVDVRFDRAEAVMTRTVRMRELVREHQLGQGEGPSLAMLGWARACTGDAVTGLREVEAGCAAHAATGAWFEASGLQRMAVDAALAAGDTDAARRHLAEGFEMAERLGETLHLPDLWVSDATLAAREGDHAGARSAAGTSARIAREQGALTAELVARLTLCELPDATAADLDALREVRSRWRDTLPWPVLARADALLAS from the coding sequence ATGGACGATCCCCGAACTCCTCTGTCACTGCGCTTCGGCCCCTTCGCCTTCGATGAGGCGGACGCGCGGCTGCTGGCCGACGGCCGGGCAGTCGGGCTCGCGCCCAAGGCCTTCGGCGTGCTCGCGGAACTGCTGCGCAACGCCGGGCAGCTCGTCACCAAGGACGCGTTGCTTGATGCCGTCTGGGGACATCGGCACGTCAGCGAATCCGTCCTCAAGACGACGATCAGCGAACTGCGCGCCGCGCTCGGCGACGATGCGAAGAGCCCGCGCTGGGTGGAGACCGCCTCGCGCCGCGGGTATCGCTTCATCGGGCCGGTCGAAGGCGATCGGAACGGCGAGTCGGACGGTGGCGCTGAACGCGAAGCCGCGACGTCGATGGTCGAGTCGTCCGGTCTCATCGGCCGCGAGGCCGAACTTGCGCGCCTTCACGCCGCCTGGGCGCGCGCCTCAGGCGGGCAACGGCAACTGTGCTGTGTCGCCGGTGAAGCCGGCATCGGCAAGACCGCGATGATCGACGCCTTCGTCGCCGCGCTCGGCGACGCGGCCACCGCGCACGGCCAGTGCATCGAGCAGGTCGGCGAGGGCGAGCCCTACCTGCCCGTGCTGGATGCGCTCGCCGGCCTCGCGCGGACGGACGCCTCGCTCATCGCGCTGTTGCGTCGCGTCGCGCCGACCTGGCTGCTGCAGCTGCCCTGGCTCATCGACCGCGACGAGCAGGAGCGCCTGCAGGCCGGCCTCGCGAACTCGACCCAGGACCGCATGCTGCGCGAGTTCTCGGAGCTCGTGGAGCAGCTCACCGCCGTGCGCCCGCTGCTGCTCGTCACCGAGGACCTGCACTGGTGCGACGAGGCGACCGTCCGCTTGATCGACCACGTCGCGCGTCGCCGGCCGCCTGCGCGGCTGATGTGGATCGCGACCTACCGGACGCCCGAGCTCGTCGCCAGCGAGCATCCGCTCAACGGCCTTCGCCACGAACTGCGCGCCCGCAGGCTCTGCGAGGAATTGCTCCTCGACCCGTTCAGCGAAGCCGAGCTCGCCGTCTATCTCTCGCGCCATCGGCCCGGCCTTGTGGCCGACGAGGCGCATGTGCGACGCCTTCATCGACAGACCGACGGGCTGCCGCTCTTCGTCGCCAACGCGATCGATGAGCTCGCCGCCGCGTCAAGCGAGGCGGCGTCCTCCGACGACTGGCCCGTGCCGGACTCGCTCGCCGGCGTCATCGAGCGTCAGCGCGCGCGGCTCGCGCCCGAAGCGGCAACGTTGCTGGAAGCCGCCGCCGTCTGCGGCGTCGAGTTCGAGTGTTCCATCGTCGCCGCGATGCTGGGCCTGGATGCCGCGGTCGTGGCGATGCAGTGCGATGAGCTGGCCCGGCGTCAGGCCTGGCTCGCGCACTCGGTGCTGGAGACGCTCGCGGACGGCACGCTGGAGTCGCGCTTCGCGTTCCGCCATGCGCTGTACCGGCAGGCGCTCTATCAGCGGATCGCACCGTCCACACGCGTGGGCCTGCATCGGCGGGCCGCGGCCGCGCTGGGGCAGCTGCGCGCGGACCGGATCGAGACCTTCGCCGCCGCGCTCGCGCTGCACCACGAGCGCGGGCTGGAGGCGCTCGCCGCCATGAGCGCCTACGCGGCCGCGGGGGAGCGTGCGCTCGGGCGCTTCGCGCCGCGGGAGGCGCTGCTGCTCGTCACGCGGGGCCTGGCCCTGCTCGATCGCTGCCCCGACGGCGAGGCCCGCTGCGTGGTCGAACTGGCGCTGCAGCAGATGCGCGGCGCGTCGCTCGCCCAGTCGACCGGCGTGACGACGCCGGAAGGTCGCGAGGCCTATCTGCGCTGCGCGGCGCTCTGCGAGATGCTGCCGCCGACCCAGCATCGCGCCTGGGTGATGACGGGCCTGGTCTGGATGTTCATCGCCAGCGGCGAGTACCTGCAGGCCGAGGCGATCGCGCTGCGGCTGCGCGTGGCCGCCGACGTCTTCGACGACGACCTGCTGCGCGCGGCGGGCGCCGTGTCCCTGGCCGTCACGCTGCTGCAGCGCGGACGCCTGCGCGAGGTGCTGCCGCTCGTGCATGAGGCGCGTGCGCTCACCGAGGCCCTGGGGCATCCGCGTCTTCCGCCGACCGTGCTGCATGACCCCTCCGCACTGGCGTTGGGCGTCGGAGCGGTCGCCCACGCCTGCGTCGGCGACGGCGAGATCGCCACCGAGTGGGCCGCCGCTGCCGTCGCGCATGCCGTCAAGATCGGGCTGCCGGTGATGCGCGGCTTCACGGCGCGTTGCGCCAGCATCGTCGACGTGCGTTTCGATCGCGCCGAGGCGGTGATGACCCGGACTGTGCGCATGCGCGAGCTGGTGCGCGAGCATCAGCTGGGGCAGGGCGAGGGCCCGAGCCTGGCGATGCTCGGATGGGCCCGTGCCTGTACCGGCGACGCCGTGACGGGCTTGCGCGAGGTCGAGGCGGGCTGCGCCGCCCACGCGGCCACCGGCGCGTGGTTCGAGGCGTCCGGGCTGCAGCGGATGGCCGTCGACGCGGCGCTCGCCGCCGGCGATACGGACGCCGCGCGGCGCCATCTGGCGGAGGGTTTCGAGATGGCTGAGCGGCTGGGTGAGACGCTCCATCTGCCCGACCTGTGGGTGTCGGACGCCACGCTGGCCGCGCGCGAAGGCGACCACGCCGGCGCGCGTTCGGCGGCCGGGACGTCGGCCCGCATCGCGCGGGAGCAGGGCGCGCTGACGGCGGAACTCGTCGCCCGGCTGACGCTCTGCGAGCTGCCCGATGCAACGGCCGCGGACCTCGACGCCCTGCGGGAGGTGCGCTCGCGCTGGCGGGACACGCTGCCTTGGCCCGTGCTCGCGCGCGCCGACGCGCTGCTGGCGTCCTGA
- a CDS encoding DUF4148 domain-containing protein has protein sequence MTTTKTLIAAALIVLSAAASPVFAQSYSHLDPITQSQKRRAEVLADLEIYRESGLAAVDRTEDFALNATQRTQAEARYAALKSSPKYAELVQRFAAKEGKGAVVEGVSAR, from the coding sequence ATGACCACCACCAAGACCCTGATCGCCGCCGCGTTGATCGTCCTGTCGGCCGCCGCCTCGCCGGTCTTCGCGCAGAGCTACAGCCACCTCGACCCCATCACGCAAAGCCAGAAGCGCCGCGCTGAAGTGCTGGCCGATCTGGAGATCTATCGCGAGTCCGGCCTGGCTGCCGTGGACCGCACCGAAGACTTCGCGCTGAACGCCACCCAGCGCACGCAGGCTGAAGCCCGCTATGCGGCGCTCAAGTCCTCGCCGAAGTACGCCGAACTGGTGCAGCGCTTCGCCGCCAAGGAAGGCAAGGGCGCCGTCGTCGAAGGTGTGTCCGCCCGCTGA